From the Cryptomeria japonica chromosome 2, Sugi_1.0, whole genome shotgun sequence genome, one window contains:
- the LOC131052179 gene encoding trimethyltridecatetraene synthase, producing MEINMQLLCYVALAMLPLYMIYNRFRPSMNLPPGPRAWPVIGHLHLLGILPHRSLDRLSKSYGPLMSIKLGSVPFVVASSVEMAREILKTNDLTFASRPRIAAGKYTVYNYSDITWSPYGEHWRLARKICLMELFSTKRLESYEYIRVEEVERMVASVFRSSAAAQPVHLREETSSVSNDIISRMVLGRRYLDENGGNKIEPHEFKEMLEELFVLNGVFNIGDYIPALSFLDLQGYVRRMKKLSRRFDIFLEEVLEEHDRRRKSVPDYVPADMVDVLLQQSDDPANNLTRNKVKAFTQDMIAGGTESSATLVEWALAELLRKPENLAKANEEMDRIVGKERWVQEKDIGELEFVQGIVKETMRLHPVAPMLVPHLSTQHCKIGEYDIPANTRALVSVWTIGRDETVWEKPEEFRPERFEGSSLDVKGRDYELLPFGSGRRMCPGASLGLKVVQLGLANLLHGFHWRLPANIQSTQELDMTETYGLSTPKAEPLVAMAEPRLPHHLYCFP from the exons GCATCTTCTGGGTATTCTGCCGCACAGATCTCTGGATCGACTCTCCAAGTCGTACGGGCCACTCATGTCAATCAAGCTGGGCTCCGTCCCCTTCGTTGTCGCGTCCTCTGTTGAAATGGCCCGAGAGATTCTCAAGACCAACGACCTCACTTTCGCCTCGCGTCCCAGGATTGCGGCGGGGAAATACACAGTGTACAACTACTCCGACATAACGTGGTCGCCCTACGGAGAGCATTGGCGGCTGGCCAGAAAGATCTGCCTGATGGAGCTCTTCAGCACTAAGCGCCTCGAGTCGTACGAGTATATCAGAGTGGAGGAAGTGGAGCGCATGGTGGCCTCTGTTTTCAGAAGCTCTGCCGCCGCTCAGCCTGTTCATCTCAGGGAAGAGACTTCGTCCGTGAGCAACGACATTATTTCGAGGATGGTTTTGGGGCGGCGGTATTTGGATGAGAATGGCGGTAACAAGATTGAGCCCCATGAGTTTAAGGAGATGCTGGAGGAGCTTTTTGTGCTCAATGGTGTGTTTAACATTGGGGACTATATTCCTGCACTGAGTTTCCTTGATCTGCAGGGCTATGTCAGACGGATGAAGAAGCTCAGTCGAAGATTTGATATCTTTCTGGAGGAGGTGCTGGAGGAGCATGACCGGCGGCGGAAGAGCGTGCCGGATTATGTGCCCGCTGATATGGTGGACGTTTTGCTGCAACAGAGTGATGATCCTGCCAACAATCTTACCAGGAACAAAGTCAAGGCCTTCACTCAG GACATGATAGCTGGCGGAACAGAGAGCTCTGCTACGCTTGTGGAATGGGCGCTGGCAGAGCTTCTGAGAAAGCCCGAGAATCTGGCAAAGGCGAACGAAGAAATGGACAGAATAGTGGGGAAAGAAAGATGGGTGCAAGAGAAAGACATTGGTGAGCTCGAATTCGTGCAAGGGATAGTGAAAGAAACTATGAGGCTGCACCCAGTTGCCCCCATGCTGGTTCCTCATCTTTCCACTCAACATTGCAAGATTGGAGAGTACGACATCCCCGCCAACACCAGAGCATTGGTGAGTGTGTGGACGATTGGCAGAGATGAAACAGTGTGGGAAAAGCCCGAGGAATTCAGGCCAGAGAGGTTTGAGGGCAGCAGCTTGGATGTGAAGGGCAGAGATTATGAGCTGCTGCCATTCGGGTCGGGTAGAAGGATGTGTCCAGGGGCCAGTCTGGGTCTGAAAGTAGTTCAGCTGGGCCTCGCTAATCTTCTCCATGGCTTCCATTGGCGCCTTCCCGCTAATATTCAGAGCACCCAAGAGTTGGATATGACCGAGACCTATGGCCTTTCGACACCCAAAGCAGAGCCTCTGGTTGCCATGGCAGAGCCTCGCCTGCCTCATCATCTCTATTGTTTCCCTTAA